Below is a window of 'Nostoc azollae' 0708 DNA.
TGTTTATCTATGGTCGCTCTCTAAATTTATCTAGATAAAATAACTTTCCTTACTTTTTGAGCAATATTAGTCCAATCATAATTTGTGATTGTGTAATAGCGGCATTCTTCTCTAGTAGGTAAAGGAATCTTTTCTAAGATTGCTAGTTCTAATTTCTCTGCAATGCTTTTAACTGTGATAGAATCAGTAATTAAATCTGGTGAAAATACTTGTAAGATTTCTGTCATTCCCCCTACAGGTGTACATAAAACTGGAGTACCACATGCTAAGGACTCCAGAATTGCTAATCCAAAACCTTCGAAAGACTGACTGGGCATTACAGTTAAATTAGCAGCTTGATAAGCTATTGGTAAATCTTCATCTGGTAAAAAGCCTAATAATTGAACGTTGTTTTCTAGTCCTAGTTCTAGAACTTGTTGTTGGAGTATTTCCTGAAGATGACCACGACCAGCTATAGCTAACCAAATATCAGAAATTCTCGGTTTGATTATTGCTAATGCTTGCAATAATTTATCGATTCCCATGCGATGTACTAAACGGCGAGATGTGAATAATATCGGTCGATTAGTCGGCCAATTTAGTTTTAATCTTGCATCTTGACGAGATAGATTATTTTGAAAGTGATGAATATCAACTCCACCAGGTATAATATTAATTATGCTCCAAGGGATTTGATATCTTTGATGTAAAATATTGCCAAAAGCTTCACTCAAAACTATAAAGCGGTCGCATCGATTATAAGTATTTTTTTCTATCAACTTCCATTTCAGCCAAATACTAAGTTTCTGGTCTACAACTTCTTCTTGACTTTCAGAAGCCCAAGGTCCATGGAAATTAAAAGTAACTGGTACGTCTTTAGGTAAAAGATCCATAATTGGAAAGCTATATAATGCAAAATGTAGATTAATAGCGTCTGGTGTTTCCAATCTGCTTTTCTGAAAATTAGTGCGAATTGACCACAATCTTTGGCAAATAGGACTATCTGGATCAGCTAAATTAGTTAGCTTAATAGGTATATTTTCGGCTTCACTGGGTAAACCTACACCACATAATTCTACCTGATCTTGATTGTCTGCTAATTTATGAGTTAATTCATGAATATACCTTTCTAATCCTCCTGGGGTTTTGGGGAACCAGCCAGTTCCCAATGTGAGGATAGATGCAGAACTTGATTCATAACCTTTTTTGTTACCTTCCACCTAATTATCTCCTCTAGGGAATTTAGTTTGCTTCCACACTAAAATTAACTTTTTTACATTCAGCCCTTAATTACTATTACTGACTGGTTGAAATTCTCAAGGCTGTATTTAGTATTTTGGTTTGACCACTTATCTCTTGATCTACAAGCCCTCAGATTCATCCGTGGAATTAATCCAAAATCCAAAATTGAATCAGGTGATCCAATTTTTGATCGAAATTCAATTTATGATCAAAATCATCACTTGACTAAACTGTCAGTCCGGTTAAAAAATCATTCATCAGTGTAGTTTTCAATCAATTATTTTTATATGGGTGATGTTACTAGGATAAATTGGTTTGAATTATACCGATTTAATGATTTTGATCATTCTGTACACATGATAGATGTTACTTCTCATAATTGATTTAAAAAAAGGATAATCATCAGGATAGATGCTCAATATTTTCTGTTTTCCGTGCATAATTCTCTGTCTACCTTCTAGGATTTACGACTTACTGCATCAGTATATCTATTTATAGCGGTAAACCTTTATTAATCCTGTATTTAAATTCACTTAGATGATATTTATCATTACACTTTCTCAATGCAAATCAAACTTTACTCTTGATTAATAATTGCTGTGTTAAAGAAATATATTTTCTTTATAAAGTTTCGATAAGAATATATAATTAACAACATTTATCTGTTAGGTTATTGATGTCTTGTACAGGTGCATATACAAATTCTCCATTACTACATATAACAATCCTGCTGACCCTACACTCTGTAATTAGTTGGAAATTGTGCAATATATCAAAATCGAACAACCATAACTTTTTCAGTAATGATAATTGCCAATATGCAATCAGAGCAATTATATGAAAAATATATTTATCTCGCAAATTAAAAATATCAGTCACAAACTAAATCAAATTATTAGGAATTCAATTCAGAGTAGATATGGAGGCACAAAAATGGCCTTCAATTTTTTACTCGGTCTAACTTGTGGATTAATGGTGATATTTGTGGGTATAACAATGGACTCAGCCACGACAAAAACCACTACAGTAGCTGGATTTACCTATGAAACTTCTTGGCTTGGTAATACTATCGGCAAAGGTAAATTACGAGTCCAAAATAATGTAGAGGCAATGTATGTAACAACTAATGGTAAAATTTATACTAATAGTTATTGGGATGAAGCTGGAGGAGAAGCAGGAATATATAAAGATGGTAAGGTTATGGGTTTTCTAGAAGATATTCATGGGTGGAATCGTCTCGGTGGTAAAGCAGTAACAGCCAATAGCAAATATATTTATATTGCTATGTCCCAAAGTGGAATGAATAATGGAAAAGACGGTTATCCACCAGAAGGTAAAATTTGGTACTGTGTCAGACGTTATAATTTAGCCGGAAAATCTGTACCTTTTCCGGGAGGTAATGGCTGGGATAAAAGTATGTTAATTATCAGTGATAAACATGAAGTAACTGGATTAGCAACTGTAGGTGATAAATTATTTATTAGTAATGCTGCTGGTAACATTGTACAGATTTACAATACTGAAACAATGCAGGAGATAGGCAAATTCGCTGTTACCAATCCTGGAGGAATAGCCATTGATCCACAAGGAGATTTGTGGATTATTCAAACTAAAAAAGGTACTATGGTTGGTCAGATTGTCCATTATTCGCAAACAGGAAAAAAACTGCCGCAACAAATTGTAGATGTGGTTGATCCAACAGCGATCGCAACTTACAGACAAGATAGGTTATTAGTAGCAGAAAATGGCATCCGTCAACAAGTGCTGATTTACAATATCGAAAATCAGCCTGTACAAGTAGGAACATTAGGGACTGAAAATGGTATCTATAGTGGTGTTCCTGGTGAAGTTGAAAGTTTAAAATTATATGGAATTACGGGAGTCGGTACAGACAGCACAGGCAATATCTATATCAACAATAATGGTTTTAATAAATCAGGTACAGATTTAAGAAAATTTTCCGAATCAGGGAAACAACAATGGCAATTATTGGGTTTAACATTTGTAGATAATGCAGATACTGACCCCAAAAGTGATGGTGTAGATGTATTCACCAAGCATGAAAAATACCTGATAGATTATAGTAAACCATCTGGTAAACAATGGACTTATAAAGTCTACACACTTAATCCTTTTAAATATCCTCAAGATCCTCGTTTACATACATCCCCAGATGGCCCTATTTTCCGACGTATTCAAGGGAGGCCTTTTTTATTCCTCACAGATATGTTTGGCAGCTTACTGCAGATTTATCGTTTTCAACCAACTACAGACGGTAATATTGCTATTCCTGCGGGGCTATTTGTGGTAACTAATGATAAAGGTAAATCTATTCAGGGTAATTGGCCTCCCTATCAACCAGCCAAAGGTGAATGGATTTGGCGAGATAAAAATGGTAATGGTGCATTTGATCAAAATGAATATGACAGCAGTGAAGATTATCCCTACATAGGTGGTTGGTGGGTAGATACTAAAGGTGATGTTTGGAAAACTTTGCGAACTGAAGATGGTATTCGTCATTATCCTTTACAGGGATTAGATAGCAAAGGAAATCCCATCTATACTTATACTTCAATACAAAAACACAAAACTCCTAGTGTGTTTAAAGATTTGCGGCATATTGAGTATTTTCCTGAAACAGATACTATGTATTTATCAGGTTTCACAGCAGCACATCCCGCTTCTGGTGATGATACCAGGGTTATAGGATCAGAAATTGCCCGGTTTGATAATTGGAGTAAAGGAAATCGCACTCCTAAATGGCGGACTGTAGTTCCTTATGATTCTACTGGGAAGCGTGAAGTTTCTACTGCGGCCATCAGTGTAGCTGGTGATTATGTGTTTGCAGTGACGGTGAAAACCGCAGAAGTTTATGTCTATAAAACTGCTACAGGCAAACTTGTACTCAAGTTCGGTCCTGGTCCAGAAGTTGGTGGAGAAAGTGGCTGGGTTGATATCCCCCACGGTATCCGGGCTTTTCGCCGTGCTAATGGTGAATACTTAGTGTTTGCAGAGGAAAATATGAACGGAAAGGTGATTATTTACCGTTTCTCAATGTGAGGAGAAAAATTCCTAAAATTCACTAGAAAACCTGAATTTGTAGGGTTCTGGCATTGTTAAGCCCCTATTTAAAATCTTTTATACATTGTTCATTCCCACAATATCAGCAAAATATGAATCATATTAAGTAAGTGGGGCTAATTACTGGTAATATTTTTCTATTACCTGCTTGAGCAATCAAATTGGATTTCCATATAAGTAGAAAATAACTACTGAGTCACTGCTGATTTATTCTTCATATTGATAAGGCAGATTTACAGAAAAAATAAATACGAGGGGTCATATTTAATTATTATAAGAAATAAATACTTGTTGTTTGTTTAAATATGATTTGATTTAATGAGTTATAATAAATGTTTATTCATGTCAATTTTCAATTGAATCTAAAAAATTTCCAACCTGAATTAGTATCAAATAAGTATTTAATTGTATTAGATAAAAAGAACAAATGGATAAAACTAGTCTGATTAAACTAGAAAAACTCATCCCCAATGATTTACTAAACCTAATGCAATATATTCATGCAAACTTACTCTCTAGATGGATTTTACGTTGGGGAAGTCAGCCCTTAGAATTTAGTCAGAAGTCAGCAATGGTTTTTTCTCCCCATCAAGATGATGAAACCTTGGGTTGTGGTGGAATGATCGCCCAAAAAAGGGAGCAAGGACTATCTGTAGTTGTCACTTTTTTAACGGATGGACGAGGTTCATACACTTCAGACCTAAATATTCAAAATCAAATTATTCAGATTCGTAAACAAGAATCCTTAAATGCGTTAGGTATTTTGGGAGTACAGCCTTCGGGAATTTACTTTTTGGATAAACCAGATGGCACTTTACCAGATTTAACAGCAGAGGAAAGAGAACAAACAATTAAACAAATTTCCGAATTGCTAAAGCGTTATCAACCAGGAGAAGTTTATGTTCCTCATCATAAAGATTGTCATAAAGATCATGAGGCAACATTTTATTTGGTTAAAGAAGCAATCACACAAGCAAAAATTACGGTAGAACTCCTACAGTATCCGATTTGGGTATTCTGGAGAGCTCCCTTATTTATCCTTTTAAAATTAAAGGATATTACAGCGGCTTATCAGTTATCAATTACACCAGTACAAGAGAAAAAAAATCAAGCGATCGCAGCCTATCCTTCCCAAATACAAACCCTACCTAGTGGCTTTATTAACCAATTCTTAAATTCACCAGAAATCTTCTTTAAATCTGAACCTTAGTTCCTGCGAACTTACTTATTTCTGAATTGAATCAAGGTGAAATATCTAGTAATAAGGATCATGATATTTGTTTAGAATAATTGCCATGGAGAAAAATTAAATGCGAATCCTACACATTACAAACCATGTCCAAAAAATCGGTAACGGAATTGTTAATGTGGCAGTAGACTTAGCCTGTTTACAAACTAAAAAGAGTC
It encodes the following:
- a CDS encoding glycosyltransferase family 4 protein gives rise to the protein MEGNKKGYESSSASILTLGTGWFPKTPGGLERYIHELTHKLADNQDQVELCGVGLPSEAENIPIKLTNLADPDSPICQRLWSIRTNFQKSRLETPDAINLHFALYSFPIMDLLPKDVPVTFNFHGPWASESQEEVVDQKLSIWLKWKLIEKNTYNRCDRFIVLSEAFGNILHQRYQIPWSIINIIPGGVDIHHFQNNLSRQDARLKLNWPTNRPILFTSRRLVHRMGIDKLLQALAIIKPRISDIWLAIAGRGHLQEILQQQVLELGLENNVQLLGFLPDEDLPIAYQAANLTVMPSQSFEGFGLAILESLACGTPVLCTPVGGMTEILQVFSPDLITDSITVKSIAEKLELAILEKIPLPTREECRYYTITNYDWTNIAQKVRKVILSR
- a CDS encoding NHL repeat-containing protein; the encoded protein is MKNIFISQIKNISHKLNQIIRNSIQSRYGGTKMAFNFLLGLTCGLMVIFVGITMDSATTKTTTVAGFTYETSWLGNTIGKGKLRVQNNVEAMYVTTNGKIYTNSYWDEAGGEAGIYKDGKVMGFLEDIHGWNRLGGKAVTANSKYIYIAMSQSGMNNGKDGYPPEGKIWYCVRRYNLAGKSVPFPGGNGWDKSMLIISDKHEVTGLATVGDKLFISNAAGNIVQIYNTETMQEIGKFAVTNPGGIAIDPQGDLWIIQTKKGTMVGQIVHYSQTGKKLPQQIVDVVDPTAIATYRQDRLLVAENGIRQQVLIYNIENQPVQVGTLGTENGIYSGVPGEVESLKLYGITGVGTDSTGNIYINNNGFNKSGTDLRKFSESGKQQWQLLGLTFVDNADTDPKSDGVDVFTKHEKYLIDYSKPSGKQWTYKVYTLNPFKYPQDPRLHTSPDGPIFRRIQGRPFLFLTDMFGSLLQIYRFQPTTDGNIAIPAGLFVVTNDKGKSIQGNWPPYQPAKGEWIWRDKNGNGAFDQNEYDSSEDYPYIGGWWVDTKGDVWKTLRTEDGIRHYPLQGLDSKGNPIYTYTSIQKHKTPSVFKDLRHIEYFPETDTMYLSGFTAAHPASGDDTRVIGSEIARFDNWSKGNRTPKWRTVVPYDSTGKREVSTAAISVAGDYVFAVTVKTAEVYVYKTATGKLVLKFGPGPEVGGESGWVDIPHGIRAFRRANGEYLVFAEENMNGKVIIYRFSM
- a CDS encoding PIG-L deacetylase family protein; translated protein: MDKTSLIKLEKLIPNDLLNLMQYIHANLLSRWILRWGSQPLEFSQKSAMVFSPHQDDETLGCGGMIAQKREQGLSVVVTFLTDGRGSYTSDLNIQNQIIQIRKQESLNALGILGVQPSGIYFLDKPDGTLPDLTAEEREQTIKQISELLKRYQPGEVYVPHHKDCHKDHEATFYLVKEAITQAKITVELLQYPIWVFWRAPLFILLKLKDITAAYQLSITPVQEKKNQAIAAYPSQIQTLPSGFINQFLNSPEIFFKSEP